A window of the Bdellovibrio sp. ZAP7 genome harbors these coding sequences:
- the pilM gene encoding pilus assembly protein PilM → MKSLGIDIGSSSIKVVEMQSTTKGFQVVQFFEHVLSTNPQSDSELEIIEYLRDLLARYDHSQTRFILGLRQDRVAVRNKFFPFSDRIKIFKSLAFELEEDLPFSSDNAVFDAKIIRTVGGGAEVLACAAPKVHVQNLVDRAKDIGVEPYLISTEGAAFSNIFERWNEAPPAQISNPQNYDITEYKPLRHIRLVLNIGHTRTLVCAIEGSSVIGIRSLLWGGKNIAEAIAKKYEIPYIEALRELQTKAFILTNKQGATFDQVTFSETIAKCVREMTRDLQLSILEIKSEFNVEIMNIGLTGGTSQIQNLGPFMTQALEIPANRLAILDTIPNVAFERSQANSAKLGVAIGLAIEGFKKPRNPPINFLRGEFARQNHQFKVIWEKWGHTAKLATAALLVLFVYSYLREDFALSLAERSQEVLKTQAKNVANLKGRNASEAGIKKYIRDNKKRASDLKTLASVANMNSALDIMKKVTDAAPAKNAVTLDVRTFNIKDAHVVLEGYVNNPQQLSLLQKSLSNITADGQIKSQTPTLGTLPGRQAFSFSFNVDRGIQKVTR, encoded by the coding sequence TTGAAATCACTTGGTATCGACATCGGGTCAAGCAGCATTAAAGTTGTCGAAATGCAATCAACGACGAAGGGCTTTCAAGTCGTTCAGTTCTTTGAGCATGTTCTAAGCACCAACCCTCAAAGTGATTCTGAGTTGGAGATCATCGAATATCTTCGCGATCTACTTGCCCGCTATGATCACTCGCAAACCCGCTTTATTCTTGGCTTGCGCCAGGATCGCGTCGCCGTTCGCAATAAGTTTTTCCCATTCAGCGATCGTATTAAGATTTTTAAAAGTTTGGCTTTTGAACTTGAAGAAGATCTTCCCTTCTCCTCTGACAATGCAGTCTTTGATGCAAAAATCATCCGCACCGTCGGTGGTGGTGCGGAAGTCCTAGCATGTGCGGCTCCTAAAGTTCATGTGCAGAATCTGGTGGATCGCGCGAAAGACATTGGCGTTGAGCCCTATTTGATTTCCACAGAGGGTGCGGCTTTCAGCAATATTTTTGAACGCTGGAATGAAGCCCCACCGGCACAAATCAGCAATCCCCAAAACTACGACATCACGGAATATAAACCTCTTCGTCATATCCGTCTGGTATTGAACATCGGCCACACACGCACGTTAGTGTGCGCTATCGAGGGAAGCTCTGTAATCGGCATCCGCTCTTTGCTGTGGGGTGGAAAAAATATCGCTGAAGCCATCGCCAAGAAGTATGAAATTCCTTACATCGAAGCTTTGCGCGAACTGCAAACAAAAGCCTTTATTCTGACAAACAAACAAGGTGCTACTTTTGACCAAGTGACGTTCTCAGAAACGATTGCCAAATGTGTTCGCGAGATGACTCGCGACCTGCAACTTTCCATTCTGGAAATCAAATCCGAGTTCAACGTTGAAATCATGAACATCGGTTTAACGGGGGGCACTTCGCAAATTCAAAACTTGGGTCCTTTTATGACTCAAGCCTTAGAAATTCCTGCGAATCGCTTGGCTATCTTGGATACGATTCCGAATGTTGCTTTTGAACGTTCCCAAGCTAATTCAGCAAAATTGGGCGTGGCAATTGGTCTTGCGATTGAAGGCTTCAAGAAACCCCGCAATCCTCCAATCAATTTCCTTCGCGGTGAATTTGCCCGTCAAAATCACCAATTCAAGGTGATTTGGGAGAAATGGGGCCATACAGCGAAACTTGCAACAGCAGCTTTGCTGGTGCTTTTCGTTTACTCCTACTTACGTGAGGATTTCGCGCTAAGTTTGGCGGAACGCTCTCAGGAAGTTTTGAAAACTCAAGCTAAGAACGTGGCAAACCTCAAAGGTAGAAATGCCTCTGAAGCCGGAATCAAAAAATATATCCGCGACAATAAAAAACGTGCCTCTGATTTAAAAACGTTGGCGAGTGTCGCGAATATGAACTCCGCCCTGGATATCATGAAGAAAGTGACAGATGCGGCTCCTGCGAAAAACGCAGTGACGCTGGATGTGCGCACCTTCAACATCAAAGATGCTCACGTAGTTCTTGAAGGGTACGTAAACAATCCCCAACAACTAAGCCTGCTGCAAAAGTCTCTATCCAATATCACAGCCGATGGACAAATTAAAAGCCAAACGCCGACTC
- a CDS encoding general secretion pathway protein GspK, with amino-acid sequence MNIFKPLRNRRGMALIVVTACLMFIMYFATELVSETRIEYEVNSAGLNRIKAYYAAKSGMQLALLRVKIYQQAQSKFGAQLGSNSPLLNMIWQFPFAWPLPVPDELTAIDKDAFKKLTKESAMDASYITTIEDEGSKIDINDLTSPSETLRKVTKQQLLNIFQQKMKEDEAWGREHSNTNFEKIINNIADYMSDKATSANGGDKRANYANLNSEAQSDYFPPNRAFRTLSELHFVPEMTDDLYDLIEPRITIYGMKGINPNIASKEVLKSLDPGMTEEVVTEIIKRRDDQNQGGPFKDAADFWNFVQSKNARLEGKTDEIPLVFDSVFNFRIRSTGEFARSTSEITVITMDFNKTVAKIKDYVDKDKKAQNPNANDPNDPANQNKGQIGQQPGNQSGNQQQKADAISKGPPRIVYWSER; translated from the coding sequence ATGAATATTTTTAAACCCCTTCGCAACAGACGTGGTATGGCTTTGATCGTGGTGACGGCCTGCTTAATGTTCATCATGTATTTTGCGACCGAACTGGTGTCTGAAACGCGTATCGAATACGAAGTGAACTCAGCAGGGTTAAATCGTATCAAAGCTTACTATGCCGCGAAATCTGGAATGCAGTTGGCACTTTTGCGCGTGAAAATCTATCAGCAGGCGCAAAGCAAGTTCGGCGCGCAGCTGGGCAGCAACAGTCCCTTGTTAAATATGATCTGGCAATTCCCGTTTGCTTGGCCATTGCCGGTCCCCGACGAACTGACGGCCATTGATAAAGATGCCTTTAAGAAATTGACCAAAGAATCCGCCATGGATGCAAGTTACATCACGACGATCGAGGACGAGGGCTCCAAGATCGACATCAATGACTTGACCTCCCCTTCTGAAACTTTGCGTAAAGTGACGAAGCAACAGCTTCTAAATATCTTCCAACAAAAAATGAAGGAAGACGAAGCCTGGGGCCGCGAGCATTCAAACACAAATTTTGAAAAAATCATCAACAACATCGCCGACTATATGAGTGACAAAGCCACGTCTGCGAATGGTGGCGATAAGCGCGCGAACTACGCTAATTTGAATTCTGAAGCGCAATCAGACTATTTCCCACCCAATCGCGCTTTCCGGACTCTTTCAGAGCTTCATTTCGTTCCTGAGATGACAGATGACCTTTATGATTTAATCGAACCACGTATCACAATCTACGGCATGAAGGGCATCAATCCCAACATCGCCAGCAAAGAAGTTTTGAAATCTTTAGATCCGGGTATGACCGAAGAAGTTGTGACAGAAATCATCAAACGCCGGGATGACCAGAACCAAGGGGGCCCGTTTAAGGATGCCGCTGACTTTTGGAACTTCGTACAGTCTAAAAATGCTCGTCTGGAAGGTAAAACCGACGAAATTCCTTTAGTGTTTGATTCCGTCTTTAACTTCCGTATCCGCAGCACGGGCGAATTCGCGCGCTCTACCAGTGAGATCACGGTTATCACGATGGATTTCAATAAAACCGTCGCGAAAATCAAAGACTACGTGGATAAAGACAAAAAAGCTCAAAACCCGAATGCCAATGACCCGAATGATCCTGCCAACCAAAACAAAGGTCAAATCGGTCAGCAACCTGGCAACCAAAGTGGCAACCAACAGCAAAAAGCGGATGCCATCTCCAAAGGCCCTCCTCGCATCGTTTATTGGTCAGAAAGATAG
- a CDS encoding type II secretion system protein GspJ — protein sequence MKKLNRGFTLIEMMITISILSVMIILVAQSIQQSIKMKTKVTTQIDEVSHLRDAVRLIQKDINMAYHYRDVEKEIADLLAKKSNQNQGQLNPGLNQPGFVNPNMGQQPGGFQQQQQNREVPRKDPETQFIGNAETLNFVTMNNARTVRNTQQADFIEVGYELKECKSLDPNGGTSKCVWRRSSPWVDLDVTKGGTETVLLENVTEFKFRYMGKGKQDWVTDWRTDQAGDGATKGKFPQAVELSVTVTKKTGGKDRKYSMQVIVPIHFTNNPDDSATGQAQQQGQQQQGQQQQQRPNGGFQ from the coding sequence ATGAAAAAGCTGAACCGCGGTTTTACTTTGATTGAAATGATGATCACGATCTCGATCTTAAGCGTGATGATTATTCTGGTGGCACAATCCATTCAGCAAAGTATTAAAATGAAAACCAAGGTGACGACACAAATCGACGAAGTGTCCCATCTGCGTGATGCCGTTCGCTTGATTCAAAAAGACATCAACATGGCCTATCATTATCGCGATGTCGAAAAAGAAATCGCCGACCTTTTAGCTAAAAAAAGTAATCAAAACCAGGGACAATTAAACCCTGGATTAAACCAACCCGGCTTCGTAAATCCAAACATGGGTCAACAACCAGGCGGGTTTCAACAGCAACAACAAAATCGTGAAGTTCCACGCAAAGATCCTGAAACACAATTTATCGGCAACGCCGAGACTTTGAATTTCGTCACCATGAATAACGCCCGCACCGTTCGTAACACCCAACAGGCAGACTTTATCGAAGTCGGTTACGAATTAAAAGAATGCAAAAGCCTGGATCCAAATGGTGGCACTTCTAAATGCGTGTGGCGCAGATCTTCTCCGTGGGTGGATTTAGATGTGACCAAAGGTGGGACGGAAACGGTTCTACTTGAAAACGTCACCGAGTTTAAATTCCGCTATATGGGTAAGGGAAAACAGGATTGGGTTACTGACTGGAGAACCGATCAAGCGGGCGACGGTGCGACCAAAGGAAAATTCCCACAAGCGGTGGAACTTTCTGTGACGGTTACTAAAAAAACCGGCGGCAAAGATCGCAAGTACTCTATGCAAGTGATCGTTCCGATTCATTTCACCAACAATCCTGATGACTCTGCAACTGGGCAAGCCCAACAGCAAGGACAGCAGCAACAGGGTCAACAACAACAGCAGCGACCAAATGGAGGGTTTCAATAA
- a CDS encoding prepilin-type N-terminal cleavage/methylation domain-containing protein: protein MKNKGFTLIETVLALVILSSGLVLLANSWGGSFMFVRKAQFATEVTALLERKMAEIEIEYTGKSLDSIPEEKEDDFGSEFPQYSWKMESKEFEVPDISATLTARDGGADEMSLTLMKTLTQHLSKSIKEVKVTVFYKGGKKPMNFSATQYFVDYDREIPMPGVPGGAGQ from the coding sequence GTGAAAAATAAAGGCTTCACATTGATCGAGACCGTCCTTGCGTTGGTCATCCTCTCTTCAGGTTTGGTTCTGTTAGCGAACTCCTGGGGTGGAAGCTTTATGTTCGTGCGCAAGGCGCAGTTCGCAACCGAAGTCACCGCCCTCCTGGAACGTAAAATGGCCGAGATCGAAATCGAATACACCGGCAAATCCTTAGACTCTATCCCGGAAGAAAAAGAAGACGATTTCGGTTCTGAATTTCCGCAGTACTCGTGGAAAATGGAATCCAAAGAGTTTGAAGTTCCCGACATCTCCGCAACACTGACAGCCCGTGATGGTGGAGCGGATGAAATGTCCCTGACCCTTATGAAGACGCTGACGCAGCATCTTTCAAAATCCATCAAAGAAGTCAAAGTCACTGTGTTTTATAAAGGTGGCAAAAAACCGATGAATTTTTCTGCCACTCAATACTTTGTCGATTATGACCGTGAAATTCCTATGCCAGGCGTTCCTGGCGGGGCCGGTCAATAA
- a CDS encoding Tfp pilus assembly protein FimT/FimU, whose amino-acid sequence MNRRGFTLIEVMIVLAIIAGLVVIGAPRLFKKQTNIRATTRQFMSLTKTVRNKARIYNSTYRLVLNLDGDNAGTYWVERANGPIPVDPDSAEKERERQKNKSKDDEAPPPKYAIDTSVLKKEAHLPDGFRFTQVETSSAKEPITTGAAYIHFFAEGFVEAAAVQISGGNNLVWTLVFNPLTGQADIIEKAQSLKDIQR is encoded by the coding sequence GTGAATCGCAGGGGCTTCACCCTCATTGAGGTGATGATCGTTCTAGCAATTATCGCTGGACTGGTTGTTATCGGAGCCCCTCGTCTGTTTAAGAAACAGACCAATATCAGAGCGACGACTCGTCAATTCATGTCTCTGACTAAAACCGTGCGCAACAAAGCACGTATCTACAACTCCACTTACCGCTTGGTTTTAAATCTGGATGGCGATAACGCCGGTACTTATTGGGTCGAAAGAGCCAATGGTCCTATTCCTGTTGATCCAGATTCCGCGGAAAAAGAGCGCGAAAGACAAAAGAATAAATCCAAAGACGATGAAGCTCCACCGCCTAAGTATGCGATAGATACTTCTGTCTTAAAAAAGGAAGCTCACCTTCCCGATGGATTCCGTTTCACTCAAGTTGAAACTTCCTCCGCCAAGGAACCCATTACGACGGGTGCCGCTTACATTCACTTTTTCGCCGAAGGCTTTGTTGAAGCCGCTGCCGTGCAGATTTCCGGCGGAAATAATTTAGTTTGGACACTTGTTTTTAATCCTTTAACGGGTCAAGCTGATATCATAGAGAAAGCTCAATCGTTAAAGGATATTCAGCGGTGA
- the gspG gene encoding type II secretion system major pseudopilin GspG — MFISNRKGMTLIEIMIVLAIIAGISALLLPRMQGATDKAKVKETKIHMGQLSNALQMYYTDCNKYPQTLEGLTKADPNCSNWGPEPYIRVIKDRWDHEYVYEVNGGEYHLKSLGKDGREGGSGYDTDITLEDLN; from the coding sequence ATGTTCATTAGCAATCGCAAGGGTATGACTTTGATCGAGATCATGATCGTACTTGCTATCATCGCCGGTATCTCAGCTCTTCTACTTCCTCGTATGCAAGGTGCTACAGACAAAGCAAAAGTTAAAGAAACTAAGATCCACATGGGTCAGCTTTCTAATGCTTTGCAAATGTACTACACAGATTGCAACAAGTATCCGCAAACGTTAGAAGGTCTAACTAAAGCAGATCCTAACTGCAGCAACTGGGGCCCAGAACCTTACATCAGAGTTATCAAAGATCGTTGGGATCACGAATATGTTTACGAAGTCAACGGTGGCGAATACCACTTGAAGTCTTTGGGTAAAGATGGTCGCGAAGGCGGCTCTGGTTACGACACTGACATCACGTTGGAAGATTTGAACTAA
- the gspF gene encoding type II secretion system inner membrane protein GspF has protein sequence MPIFEYKGLTRDGKNTKGIIDAENLRAARARLKKDNVYVVDIRDKKKIDTKKSKGPKATKAVGVKDLSLMTRQLATLVKANIPLVDALAAIAEQVENPTLSEAIADCKNMVNEGSPFAKALQKYPTIFTKIYVSMVEAGEMSGSLDVILMRLAEFTEAQAELRAKVSSAMTYPVIMLVVTTALLSFLFIFLIPKMVTVFESTPNLVLPWYTIALINSSQFMVNYWYIIFGIIAVAIVMFRNWKSTPTGRNQWDAISLKLPIAGPAVRMVAVSRFTRTLATLLTGGVPMLTALDIVKNVVDNHVLAIAIDEARSNIAEGESIAGPLKKSGQFPPIVIHMVNIGEKTGDLENMLMQVSDAFDFQVKNKLESMTSLMGPVVTVLMGMAIAMIVFAVMIPMFEMTNMAG, from the coding sequence ATGCCAATTTTTGAGTACAAGGGCCTGACCCGCGATGGAAAAAACACCAAGGGTATCATCGACGCAGAAAATCTGCGCGCAGCCCGTGCTCGCCTAAAAAAGGATAATGTTTACGTTGTCGATATTCGTGATAAAAAGAAGATCGACACCAAAAAATCCAAAGGGCCCAAAGCGACAAAAGCCGTTGGCGTTAAAGACTTGTCTTTGATGACTCGTCAGTTGGCGACCCTGGTAAAAGCCAACATCCCTTTGGTTGATGCACTCGCCGCTATCGCTGAACAAGTTGAAAATCCAACTTTATCAGAGGCGATTGCAGACTGTAAGAACATGGTTAACGAAGGTTCACCCTTCGCAAAAGCCCTGCAGAAATACCCAACGATCTTTACGAAAATTTACGTTTCCATGGTTGAAGCCGGTGAAATGTCAGGTTCTTTGGACGTCATCCTGATGCGTCTGGCAGAGTTCACTGAAGCTCAAGCCGAACTTCGCGCCAAAGTTTCCAGCGCGATGACCTACCCGGTTATCATGCTGGTAGTAACGACAGCCTTACTTTCGTTCCTTTTCATTTTCTTGATCCCAAAAATGGTGACGGTGTTCGAGTCCACTCCCAACCTAGTGTTGCCGTGGTACACGATCGCCTTGATCAACTCATCCCAATTCATGGTGAACTATTGGTACATCATCTTTGGTATCATCGCCGTTGCGATCGTGATGTTTAGAAACTGGAAATCCACTCCAACAGGAAGAAATCAATGGGACGCCATCTCGTTGAAACTCCCGATCGCAGGCCCCGCAGTAAGAATGGTCGCCGTATCTCGTTTTACCAGAACGCTTGCGACTCTATTAACAGGCGGCGTTCCCATGCTAACAGCATTGGACATCGTTAAAAACGTCGTCGACAACCACGTCCTAGCCATCGCCATCGATGAAGCCCGCAGCAACATCGCAGAGGGTGAGTCCATCGCAGGACCTTTAAAAAAGTCAGGCCAGTTCCCGCCGATCGTCATCCACATGGTCAACATCGGTGAAAAAACAGGCGACCTGGAAAACATGCTCATGCAAGTTTCCGACGCCTTCGACTTCCAAGTAAAAAACAAACTAGAATCCATGACCTCCCTCATGGGTCCAGTCGTCACAGTCCTCATGGGTATGGCCATCGCCATGATCGTATTCGCCGTCATGATCCCAATGTTCGAAATGACCAACATGGCTGGTTAG
- the gspE gene encoding type II secretion system ATPase GspE, whose translation MATVDVLTILSKATSLTQDQLRSVLANPSVVRPVTVGEALNSKEFSTADEVVSDLCKELGLDFIRDIPVADISADLIRDIPINYAKQHQVLPYKDEPDQLIALTSNPVNLRALDDLKVLFGKKVRPLVTTVIRIQDAINKVYEKSTANLSGLDEIDEEDYDLDDPIVDLLEAGEDDAPVIKMVNSLLFRAVKEKASDIHIEPYEKDMVVRFRTDGVLMDVFKPPKKLQNAVTSRIKVMANLNIAEKRLPQDGRIPLKVGGKDIDIRLSTVPTAHGERLVMRIQDRSTVILELEQLGFSRENLDRLDDLLSRNDGIMLVTGPTGSGKSTTLYGALTKLNKPDVNILTVEDPVEQRIHGIGQVQTNAKIGLTFAAGLRSFLRQDPDIIMVGEIRDLETAELAIQASLTGHLVLSTLHTNDSAGAFPRLIDFGVEPFLIATSVMGVVAQRLVRVLCPHCKAPHEPSDFELSLLGVTREVARNSHICKAMGCTECGQKGYSGRTTISELMVVTDDIRSLIMQRKDGATLKKQALANGMKTFRDHGIAKVLAGVTTIEQLTTNTQLDL comes from the coding sequence ATGAAGTCGTCAGTGATCTTTGCAAAGAGTTGGGATTGGATTTTATCCGCGACATTCCAGTTGCAGACATCAGTGCTGACTTGATCCGGGATATTCCGATCAACTACGCAAAACAACACCAAGTCCTCCCCTACAAGGATGAACCAGATCAGCTGATCGCATTGACCAGCAATCCGGTAAACCTGAGAGCACTGGATGACTTGAAAGTTTTATTCGGTAAAAAAGTTCGCCCGTTAGTCACGACAGTGATCCGCATCCAAGATGCGATCAATAAAGTTTACGAAAAATCCACAGCGAATCTTTCGGGCTTGGATGAAATTGACGAAGAAGATTACGATCTGGATGATCCGATCGTGGATCTGCTGGAAGCTGGCGAAGACGATGCGCCCGTAATCAAAATGGTGAACAGCCTTTTGTTCCGCGCCGTAAAAGAAAAAGCGTCAGATATCCATATCGAGCCCTACGAAAAAGACATGGTCGTGCGCTTCCGTACGGACGGTGTTTTGATGGACGTCTTTAAACCACCTAAAAAACTGCAAAACGCTGTTACTTCCCGTATCAAAGTTATGGCGAACTTAAACATCGCAGAAAAACGTCTTCCTCAAGACGGTCGTATCCCTTTGAAAGTCGGCGGTAAAGACATCGATATCCGTCTCTCCACAGTACCCACGGCTCATGGTGAGCGCCTGGTGATGCGTATTCAAGATAGATCGACTGTCATCCTGGAACTTGAGCAACTGGGTTTTTCAAGAGAGAACTTGGATCGCTTAGATGATCTGCTTTCACGTAATGACGGTATCATGCTTGTTACAGGTCCAACGGGTTCTGGTAAGTCCACGACTCTGTACGGAGCTTTAACGAAATTAAATAAACCTGACGTGAATATCCTGACAGTTGAAGATCCGGTGGAGCAACGTATTCATGGGATTGGTCAGGTGCAAACCAACGCGAAGATCGGTTTAACTTTCGCTGCGGGTTTAAGATCTTTCCTTCGTCAAGACCCCGACATCATCATGGTCGGTGAGATTCGTGACTTGGAAACAGCGGAACTTGCGATTCAAGCCTCCCTTACGGGTCACTTGGTTTTATCGACTCTGCATACAAATGACTCGGCCGGCGCCTTCCCGCGTTTGATTGACTTCGGGGTTGAGCCGTTCTTGATCGCAACATCTGTTATGGGTGTTGTCGCTCAACGTCTCGTGCGTGTTCTTTGCCCGCATTGTAAAGCTCCGCACGAACCGTCTGATTTCGAATTGTCTCTATTGGGAGTTACTCGTGAAGTTGCTCGCAACAGCCACATTTGTAAAGCCATGGGTTGCACAGAGTGTGGGCAAAAAGGATATTCAGGTCGTACGACGATCAGTGAGCTGATGGTTGTGACCGACGATATTCGTTCTTTGATCATGCAGCGAAAAGACGGCGCGACGCTCAAGAAACAAGCTTTGGCCAACGGAATGAAAACTTTCCGTGACCATGGTATTGCCAAAGTACTAGCTGGTGTGACTACAATTGAACAGCTAACTACGAATACGCAACTGGATCTATAA